A single window of Penaeus vannamei isolate JL-2024 chromosome 24, ASM4276789v1, whole genome shotgun sequence DNA harbors:
- the LOC138866208 gene encoding uncharacterized protein, translating into MHTLPHPHGNITSPSSLSPEIESEKMASVRSIAVLVLVALSLAAVCESLVLCKQFPNCCATNSCHALCPSCREAKFFTNGVRNRPSGRVPKISFINGDPFANPSGGVFPDPLIFV; encoded by the exons ATGcacactctccctcacccacacggGAACATCACatcaccctcatctctctctccag AAATCGAATCCGAGAAAATGGCAAGTGTTCGCTCCATTGCTGTGCTTGTGCTGGTGGCGCTGTCCCTGGCTGCGGTGTGCGAGTCCCTGGTGCTGTGTAAGCAGTTCCCTAACTGCTGCGCCACCAACTCGTGCCACGCGCTGTGCCCCTCGTGTCGGGAAGCCAAGTTCTTCACCAACGGCGTGAGGAACAGGCCCAGCGGACGTGTTCCCAAAATCAGCTTCATCAACGGAGATCCCTTTGCCAACCCAAGTGGCGGCGTGTTCCCCGACCCTCTCATCTTCGTCTAA